In Haloarcula salinisoli, one genomic interval encodes:
- a CDS encoding DUF6517 family protein — protein MTDTGYELNDTDTVTVERQFTVAGRDRTVVVNNPQRVYHKPVAVGNRTVTGGVFATASTPAINVAGSPRNPIAEESHRELLGRFQSNLGVADTATVENVTTHEAVMLGSQTTVTQFETNLSVDGERREFAIYVTTARAGGDIVVAIGGHPTAFADERVAIMRLIYAVEAGGR, from the coding sequence CTGACCGACACCGGGTACGAACTCAACGACACCGACACCGTCACCGTCGAACGGCAATTCACTGTCGCCGGGCGAGACCGGACCGTCGTGGTGAACAACCCCCAGCGCGTCTACCACAAGCCGGTCGCGGTGGGCAACCGGACGGTGACAGGCGGGGTGTTCGCCACTGCCTCGACACCGGCGATAAACGTCGCGGGCTCTCCCCGGAATCCGATCGCCGAAGAGAGCCACAGGGAACTGCTCGGCCGGTTCCAGTCGAATCTCGGCGTCGCCGATACCGCGACGGTCGAGAACGTCACGACCCACGAGGCCGTCATGCTAGGCAGTCAGACGACCGTGACGCAGTTCGAGACGAACCTCTCGGTCGACGGGGAGCGACGCGAGTTCGCTATTTACGTTACGACAGCGCGCGCGGGCGGCGATATCGTCGTCGCAATCGGCGGGCACCCGACGGCCTTTGCCGACGAGCGTGTCGCTATCATGCGGCTCATCTACGCCGTCGAGGCCGGCGGCCGGTAA
- a CDS encoding molybdopterin synthase, giving the protein MQVLGIVGDSDSGKTTLVERLVERCDGSVATVKHCTDSPDIDTEGKDTARHRAAGAAQTVALTDDGEWFATGESRSLTDTLDALAPDYDYTFVEGCSDASLPKVVLGEREAADPVLSRFDSGQGADLDEILDALDERDPYITLETLVESVKRSPDEDRSGAIATFTGRVRARDGPEDPPTEFLEFERYDGVARERMATLRRELEARDGVHAVRLHHKTGVVEAGEDIVFVVILAGHRGEAFAAVQDGINRLKAEVPLFKKEVTVDEEFWAHEREC; this is encoded by the coding sequence ATGCAGGTCCTGGGGATCGTGGGCGACTCCGACAGCGGGAAGACGACGCTGGTCGAACGGCTCGTCGAGCGCTGTGACGGCAGCGTCGCCACCGTGAAGCACTGTACAGACTCGCCGGATATCGACACCGAGGGGAAAGACACCGCCCGACACCGGGCAGCCGGCGCCGCACAGACCGTTGCGCTGACCGACGATGGCGAGTGGTTCGCCACCGGCGAGTCACGCTCGCTGACCGACACGCTCGACGCGCTGGCGCCCGACTACGACTACACGTTCGTCGAGGGGTGCAGCGACGCCTCGCTCCCGAAGGTCGTCCTGGGTGAGCGCGAGGCCGCCGACCCGGTGCTCTCCCGGTTCGACAGCGGCCAGGGTGCCGACCTCGACGAAATCCTCGACGCGCTCGATGAACGGGACCCCTATATCACGCTGGAGACGCTCGTCGAGTCGGTCAAGCGCTCGCCCGACGAAGACCGTTCGGGGGCTATCGCCACCTTCACCGGCCGCGTGCGGGCGAGAGACGGACCCGAGGACCCGCCGACGGAGTTCCTGGAGTTCGAGCGCTACGACGGGGTCGCCCGGGAGCGGATGGCCACCCTGCGGCGGGAACTGGAAGCTCGCGACGGCGTCCACGCCGTCCGGCTCCACCACAAGACCGGCGTCGTCGAGGCCGGGGAGGACATCGTTTTCGTGGTCATCCTGGCCGGCCACCGCGGGGAGGCCTTCGCCGCCGTCCAGGACGGCATCAACCGACTGAAAGCGGAGGTCCCACTGTTCAAGAAGGAAGTCACCGTCGACGAGGAGTTCTGGGCCCACGAGCGGGAGTGTTAG
- a CDS encoding DUF4382 domain-containing protein, with amino-acid sequence MADVSGVNRRQYLQTAGVAATAGLIAGCSGSTGGDGTKTYGTLATSVTDMPGDIADFESCVVTIAGIWVKPAESGTESAEETPETATEDGTDADGRRYIEFEEPQEADLVQLQGANTQLLDETEVETGDYRYLQLDVTGVEGTLDDGSETTVDTPGNAPLKFNAAFEIREEETTRFIADFTPVKRGPNGYIIQPVATGTKVLYGEEEYTAEDATMTETATEDASATTATEDGETSTGTADATTPSR; translated from the coding sequence CTGGCCGATGTATCAGGCGTGAACCGACGACAGTATCTACAGACAGCAGGGGTCGCCGCGACAGCTGGCCTCATCGCCGGCTGTAGCGGCTCGACAGGCGGAGACGGTACAAAGACCTACGGCACGCTCGCGACGAGTGTCACCGATATGCCGGGCGACATCGCCGACTTCGAGTCCTGTGTCGTGACGATTGCGGGTATCTGGGTCAAGCCCGCCGAATCTGGCACCGAGTCGGCCGAAGAGACGCCGGAGACGGCCACCGAGGACGGCACCGACGCCGACGGCCGCCGTTACATCGAGTTCGAGGAGCCACAGGAGGCCGACCTCGTCCAGTTGCAGGGCGCCAACACCCAGCTGCTGGACGAGACCGAGGTCGAGACGGGCGACTACCGGTATCTCCAGCTCGACGTCACGGGCGTCGAGGGGACCCTCGACGACGGGAGCGAGACGACGGTCGACACCCCCGGCAACGCGCCGCTGAAGTTCAACGCGGCGTTCGAGATTCGGGAGGAAGAGACGACCAGGTTCATCGCCGACTTCACGCCGGTCAAGCGTGGCCCCAACGGCTACATCATCCAGCCGGTCGCCACGGGGACGAAAGTGCTGTACGGCGAGGAAGAGTACACCGCCGAGGACGCGACTATGACCGAGACGGCGACCGAAGACGCGAGCGCGACCACGGCGACCGAGGACGGCGAGACGAGTACCGGCACCGCCGACGCGACGACACCGTCTCGCTGA
- the moaC gene encoding cyclic pyranopterin monophosphate synthase MoaC: protein MTEEFTHVDADGDAQMVDVGEKADTQRRAVARGEIRLSTATLDAISADDIGKGDVLTTARIGAIQAVKHTWETIPMCHQIPITNVETDFSVGDGAVECTVAVETVGKTGCEMEALEGVTTGLNVVWDMVKASEKDDDGQYPTAAIEDVRVVEKTKSALGE, encoded by the coding sequence ATGACAGAGGAGTTCACGCACGTCGACGCGGACGGCGACGCGCAGATGGTCGACGTCGGCGAGAAGGCCGACACACAGCGCCGCGCGGTCGCGCGGGGGGAGATTCGCCTCTCGACGGCCACACTCGATGCAATTTCCGCCGACGACATCGGCAAAGGCGACGTGCTGACGACGGCCCGAATCGGCGCCATCCAGGCGGTCAAGCACACCTGGGAGACGATTCCGATGTGCCACCAGATTCCCATCACGAACGTCGAGACGGACTTTTCGGTCGGGGACGGCGCCGTCGAATGCACCGTCGCCGTCGAGACGGTCGGCAAGACTGGCTGCGAGATGGAGGCCCTGGAGGGCGTGACGACGGGACTGAACGTCGTCTGGGACATGGTGAAAGCAAGCGAGAAAGACGACGACGGGCAGTACCCCACGGCGGCTATCGAAGACGTCCGCGTCGTCGAGAAGACGAAGTCGGCGCTGGGCGAGTAA